CGAAGCGTTGAGGAAGTGAGTAGGTGTATGGGAGTGGGGCTGACATCACGCCCCCTTGCCATTCATTCTCAGGAATCCTAAGTCAAGAAGGCGTGTTGTTTCTTTCACTCTTACCCATGGGTCAGATGCACCCATCACAACTGCGATTATTCTTACATTGCCTCTTTTTGCAGTGGCGGATATGTTGTAACCTGCTTTGGCTACGTAACCAGTTTTTATTCCATCCGCACCCGGATAGGTACCGAGAAGGCGGTTTCGGTTCCTTAGCCTTACTCCTGCGTATGTGAAGTACTTAATGGAGTGGATGTGGAGGGAGTTGGGAAACCTCTTCAGATAAGCCCGCGAAAGTATCAATAGATCTTTGGCAGTTGTCACTTGGCCTTTTGCTGGAAGTCCATTTGAGTTTCTGAAACAGGTGTTGAGCATACCTAATTGTTTTGCTTTTTCATTCATGAGAGATACGAAATTTTCCACACTTCCGGATAAGTGTTCGGCTATCGCAGTAGCTCCATCGTTGGCAGAGGCAATGGCAATACCTTTGATGAGGTCATTTATCGTAACCAGATCATGGGCCCTTAGATTCATTCTTGTGCCTTTTGTATTTGCAGCTCTTTGACTGACATGCACGAGGTCGGAACCTTTGATTTTCCCGGATTCGAGGCTTTCGAATACTAAGTACAAAGTCATGATTTTCGTCAAAGATGCTGGGGGAATGGGTTTATCTGGGTTTTTTGAGTAAAGGATCGTCCCTGTTTCCATATCGGCAACAATAGCTGATTTAATGGAGGGTGAAGAGTGGGTTTTCGCTTTGTGGTGTTTTGTACATTTTTCTCTGCGTATTTCCCGTTTCCCCCAAGCATCTGGGACGCCAGAGGTTATCAGTAGAGTAATAACCA
The genomic region above belongs to Syntrophales bacterium and contains:
- a CDS encoding D-alanyl-D-alanine carboxypeptidase; this encodes MKRWAFYLVITLLITSGVPDAWGKREIRREKCTKHHKAKTHSSPSIKSAIVADMETGTILYSKNPDKPIPPASLTKIMTLYLVFESLESGKIKGSDLVHVSQRAANTKGTRMNLRAHDLVTINDLIKGIAIASANDGATAIAEHLSGSVENFVSLMNEKAKQLGMLNTCFRNSNGLPAKGQVTTAKDLLILSRAYLKRFPNSLHIHSIKYFTYAGVRLRNRNRLLGTYPGADGIKTGYVAKAGYNISATAKRGNVRIIAVVMGASDPWVRVKETTRLLDLGFLRMNGKGA